One segment of Arthrobacter sp. MMS18-M83 DNA contains the following:
- a CDS encoding phage holin family protein: MGSFIVRVLINGLALWVASWILPGMDISTSATTNAVNNAGVTQGSDTLGVVLAYLFIGLIFGIVNAFVRPLVKLLSLPITILTLGLFTIVINAAMLSLTAWLSSYTPVHLTIDRFFWTAVLAAIIISLISVVASWIPGANRR, encoded by the coding sequence ATGGGTTCATTCATTGTGCGTGTCCTGATCAACGGGCTGGCCCTCTGGGTTGCCAGCTGGATTCTGCCTGGGATGGATATTTCCACCTCGGCAACCACCAACGCAGTCAACAACGCGGGGGTCACACAAGGCAGCGATACCTTGGGCGTGGTTCTTGCCTATCTCTTCATAGGGCTCATTTTTGGCATCGTGAATGCCTTTGTGCGGCCATTGGTCAAGCTACTCTCCCTTCCAATCACAATCCTGACTCTCGGCTTGTTCACGATTGTCATCAACGCCGCCATGCTGTCACTGACAGCTTGGCTAAGCAGCTACACGCCGGTACACCTCACCATCGATCGCTTTTTCTGGACCGCAGTTCTCGCCGCTATCATCATCAGCCTGATTTCAGTCGTGGCTAGCTGGATTCCGGGCGCTAACAGGCGCTAG
- a CDS encoding cytochrome c oxidase assembly protein, giving the protein MPPLDVVLGAWSMNWPALVILVAAVILDLKGLVAAKRREIRWPWWNSFAFFALGLGSFAALSFGFPGTYSHDLRWAFTLKVTSYLFVVPLLIGLGKPLTLARQTLGPVGAERVEAVLGHRLVRMLSNTLIAAFLGLAMFTVFLTPLFYVLRTNPVADIILTLLVPVMGLLMTVPIMEDGAGRTGSLIVVEFIFVFIELLADAVPGVLMRLSPGILDGAASVLGNQPGWFPSPLRDQQLAGDLMWFLAEIVDLPLIILMFVRFSRSDKHEAKSFDDLSDEEIEALNRAHLGQGGRSLD; this is encoded by the coding sequence ATGCCACCGTTGGACGTTGTGCTGGGCGCCTGGTCAATGAATTGGCCTGCCTTGGTCATTCTTGTTGCCGCCGTCATCCTGGATTTAAAGGGCCTGGTTGCCGCCAAGCGCCGGGAGATCCGCTGGCCCTGGTGGAATTCGTTTGCCTTCTTTGCCCTTGGCCTCGGCAGTTTCGCTGCCCTCAGTTTTGGATTCCCGGGCACCTACAGCCACGACCTGCGGTGGGCTTTCACCCTCAAAGTGACGTCTTACCTGTTTGTGGTCCCATTGTTGATTGGCCTGGGAAAGCCGCTAACGCTGGCAAGGCAGACCCTGGGCCCAGTGGGCGCAGAACGGGTGGAAGCGGTCCTCGGGCATCGGCTCGTTCGCATGCTCAGCAACACCCTCATAGCGGCCTTTCTGGGGCTCGCCATGTTCACGGTGTTCCTGACCCCGCTGTTCTATGTGCTCCGGACCAACCCGGTCGCCGACATCATCCTGACTTTGCTGGTGCCTGTCATGGGCCTCCTCATGACGGTTCCGATCATGGAAGACGGCGCAGGACGCACTGGATCGCTCATTGTGGTCGAGTTCATTTTCGTATTCATCGAGTTGCTTGCCGACGCCGTGCCGGGCGTCCTGATGCGCCTCAGCCCGGGAATTCTCGACGGCGCCGCCTCAGTTTTGGGCAATCAACCGGGCTGGTTCCCCTCACCGCTGCGCGACCAGCAACTCGCCGGGGACCTGATGTGGTTCCTCGCGGAGATCGTGGACCTTCCCCTCATCATCCTGATGTTTGTCCGGTTCTCCCGTAGCGACAAACACGAGGCCAAGAGCTTCGACGACCTGAGCGATGAAGAAATCGAAGCCCTGAATCGGGCACATCTGGGCCAGGGCGGACGCAGCTTGGATTGA
- a CDS encoding 5-oxoprolinase subunit B family protein: MSVLTAAPTEIYESGDSALRVVALAEASEDNWLTVHRLADWLESCGAEGLHGAVPTYDSVLVEFDPVLVSARQVRAFVKLGLLEMGRSAGAATAPREFDVPVVYGGEYGPDLEKVAEYQGIDAEEVIRLHIEKTYTVRCLGAPAGSPMMDGPAFPKPVPRLKDPRLSVPAGAVAVAGRQAVIAPASAPGGWCVIGQTPLTVLNIRREPLVPYKPGDILRFRRIEAGDFDSYVGRELEPRP, from the coding sequence ATGTCCGTTCTTACTGCGGCTCCGACTGAGATCTACGAATCCGGAGACTCCGCACTGCGCGTCGTCGCCCTTGCTGAAGCAAGCGAGGACAACTGGCTGACAGTCCACCGTCTTGCGGACTGGCTGGAGAGCTGTGGTGCCGAGGGCCTTCACGGCGCGGTACCCACCTACGATTCCGTGCTGGTGGAATTCGACCCCGTCCTGGTGTCGGCACGCCAGGTGCGCGCGTTCGTCAAACTGGGACTCCTCGAAATGGGCCGTTCCGCCGGCGCCGCAACGGCTCCCCGTGAGTTTGATGTCCCCGTGGTGTACGGGGGAGAATATGGTCCCGACCTGGAGAAAGTAGCCGAATACCAGGGCATCGACGCTGAGGAAGTCATCCGCCTCCACATCGAAAAGACGTACACCGTCCGATGCCTGGGTGCTCCTGCCGGCTCGCCAATGATGGACGGCCCCGCGTTCCCCAAGCCTGTGCCGCGCCTCAAGGATCCGCGCCTTAGCGTCCCCGCAGGGGCAGTGGCAGTGGCAGGACGCCAAGCCGTCATCGCTCCCGCGTCTGCGCCGGGGGGTTGGTGCGTCATCGGTCAGACCCCTTTGACCGTCCTGAACATTCGCCGTGAACCACTGGTCCCCTACAAGCCCGGAGATATTCTTCGGTTCCGTCGTATCGAGGCCGGAGATTTCGACTCGTACGTCGGCAGGGAATTGGAACCACGGCCATGA
- the pdhA gene encoding pyruvate dehydrogenase (acetyl-transferring) E1 component subunit alpha encodes MGATQLPTPGINGTGLDLQSPAGGASSDPAAEMIQLLGPDGKLGTDPVFSDYAKRLEPEQLRGFYADMAKVRRFDQEATALQRQGELALWVPLTGQEAAQIGSGRATQRQDYIFPTYREHGVALTRDVDLAELLKLFRGISNGGWDPTENNFHLYTLVLAAQTLHSVGYAMGIQRDQKFAEANGSNDPKAAVVAYFGDGASSEGDVHESMVFAASYNAPVVFFCQNNHWAISVPTEVQTKVPLFNRAKGYGFPGIRVDGNDVIAVHAVTEWALEHAREGRGPVLIEAYTYRVGAHTTADDPTKYRESAEEQAWRGKDPLDRLEKYLRNEGLADEAFFEQVRVDGDKLAAHVRSTTQNLKGPDFRESFAGVYAEPHPLVAEELAWFEEYSAGFEGDHEDGGK; translated from the coding sequence ATGGGCGCAACTCAATTGCCCACCCCCGGGATCAACGGGACGGGACTGGACCTGCAGTCTCCTGCGGGAGGCGCTTCCAGTGATCCCGCAGCCGAGATGATCCAGCTGCTGGGGCCGGACGGCAAGCTAGGAACCGATCCTGTCTTCTCGGACTACGCCAAGCGTCTTGAGCCGGAGCAGCTACGGGGTTTCTATGCCGACATGGCCAAGGTCCGCCGTTTCGACCAGGAGGCCACCGCTCTCCAGCGGCAAGGCGAGCTGGCCCTTTGGGTCCCCCTGACCGGTCAGGAAGCCGCCCAGATCGGCTCCGGACGGGCCACCCAGCGGCAGGACTACATCTTCCCCACGTACCGTGAGCATGGCGTTGCGTTGACTCGCGACGTGGATCTGGCCGAACTCCTGAAGCTGTTCCGCGGAATTTCCAATGGCGGCTGGGATCCCACTGAGAACAACTTCCATCTCTATACCCTGGTGCTGGCGGCCCAGACGCTGCATTCAGTTGGCTACGCCATGGGAATCCAGCGGGACCAGAAATTCGCAGAAGCCAACGGTTCCAACGACCCGAAAGCTGCTGTCGTGGCCTACTTCGGCGACGGCGCAAGCTCCGAAGGCGACGTCCATGAATCCATGGTCTTCGCGGCGTCCTACAACGCTCCGGTGGTGTTCTTCTGCCAGAACAACCACTGGGCCATCTCGGTACCCACTGAGGTCCAGACGAAAGTTCCCCTTTTCAACCGGGCCAAGGGATACGGCTTCCCGGGCATCCGGGTGGACGGTAACGACGTCATCGCAGTCCATGCGGTCACCGAATGGGCCCTTGAGCATGCACGCGAGGGCCGCGGTCCCGTGCTCATTGAGGCATATACATATCGCGTCGGCGCGCACACAACGGCGGACGACCCCACCAAGTACCGCGAATCCGCTGAAGAACAGGCCTGGCGCGGCAAGGATCCGCTGGATCGCTTGGAGAAGTACCTTCGCAACGAGGGCCTGGCCGACGAAGCTTTCTTTGAGCAAGTCAGGGTCGACGGAGACAAACTCGCAGCCCACGTCCGCAGCACCACCCAAAACTTGAAGGGCCCTGACTTCCGCGAGTCATTCGCCGGAGTCTATGCCGAGCCGCACCCGCTGGTGGCCGAGGAACTTGCCTGGTTCGAGGAATACTCCGCCGGATTCGAAGGCGACCACGAAGACGGAGGCAAGTAA
- a CDS encoding MFS transporter encodes MTANTNAAQVQHERLTGRQTRKVVTAGCVGIFVELYDNGIFAFMAGTLALVFLAPGNPDNALLFVFAGYAVSFFVRPLGAVVCGYLGDRIGRQKLLVFVILLISVATAGIGILPTYAAIGIAAPILLVLLRLLQGFSVGGEAAGAMTFLAEHAPEGKRGIITSYAQIASFAALLTGTLVAFSMSPWLTAAAIDGGGFGSFAWRVPFLVAIPMGVIGFYIRKAISDTPNFTKLKEAGGLSKNPLKEAFQSAEHRRAMVLALFIPLMNGSGYYVLFSYMPTFLKGKQLNFTIGEALFITACSLVVICIAIPFMGALSDRIGRKKVIAGSAIAMTILGIPSYALIATGNMGLAILGASIMAVVFAGHTAVIHILIVELFPTRVRYSAYGLGYNISSALFGGTAPLLMTWLISSTGNIYMPAFYAVITALGTLAAVSTVKDRAHEPLRDA; translated from the coding sequence ATGACCGCTAACACCAACGCTGCACAAGTGCAGCATGAACGGCTCACAGGCCGTCAAACGCGCAAGGTTGTCACCGCAGGCTGCGTTGGCATCTTCGTGGAACTCTATGACAACGGCATCTTCGCCTTCATGGCTGGAACGCTTGCCTTAGTGTTCCTCGCCCCGGGCAACCCGGACAACGCCCTGTTGTTCGTCTTCGCCGGCTACGCAGTATCGTTCTTCGTCCGGCCCCTTGGCGCAGTTGTTTGCGGTTACTTGGGCGACCGGATCGGCAGACAAAAGCTACTGGTCTTCGTCATTCTGCTGATCAGCGTGGCCACCGCCGGTATCGGAATCCTGCCCACTTACGCGGCTATCGGCATCGCGGCGCCCATCCTGCTCGTCCTCTTGCGGCTCCTGCAGGGCTTCTCGGTTGGCGGCGAAGCCGCCGGCGCCATGACCTTCTTGGCTGAGCACGCCCCCGAGGGCAAGCGCGGCATCATCACCTCTTACGCTCAGATCGCTTCGTTCGCAGCCCTGCTCACCGGTACCCTTGTGGCGTTCTCCATGTCTCCTTGGCTCACCGCGGCTGCCATCGACGGCGGCGGCTTCGGCTCCTTCGCTTGGCGCGTTCCGTTCCTAGTCGCCATTCCGATGGGCGTCATCGGCTTCTACATCCGCAAGGCCATCAGCGACACCCCCAACTTCACGAAGCTCAAGGAAGCGGGCGGCCTCTCCAAGAACCCGCTCAAGGAAGCCTTCCAGTCTGCTGAGCACCGCCGGGCAATGGTTCTGGCCCTCTTCATCCCGCTCATGAACGGCTCCGGCTACTACGTCCTGTTCTCCTACATGCCCACCTTCCTCAAGGGCAAGCAGCTGAACTTCACCATCGGCGAGGCGCTGTTCATCACCGCCTGCAGCCTGGTTGTCATCTGCATCGCCATTCCTTTCATGGGTGCCCTGTCCGACCGCATCGGCCGCAAGAAGGTCATCGCCGGCTCTGCCATTGCCATGACCATCCTGGGCATCCCGTCCTACGCCCTCATCGCAACGGGAAACATGGGCCTGGCTATCCTCGGCGCCTCCATCATGGCCGTTGTCTTTGCTGGCCACACGGCCGTCATCCACATCCTGATCGTTGAGTTGTTCCCCACCAGGGTCCGGTATTCCGCCTACGGCCTCGGCTACAACATCTCCTCCGCGCTCTTCGGCGGAACGGCCCCGTTGCTGATGACCTGGCTCATCAGCAGCACCGGCAACATCTACATGCCCGCCTTCTACGCAGTCATCACGGCCCTCGGCACGCTTGCAGCCGTGAGCACGGTCAAAGACCGGGCCCACGAACCCCTCCGCGACGCTTAG
- a CDS encoding GNAT family N-acetyltransferase, with the protein MQTNPRLNIKQVTWANPVGADLRAAQQAELDSRFGNSDHEPGPAPSEADTAVFVVAYEKCSGQPLGCGGLRILDAETAEIKRLYVVPYARGSGVASSILAALEAQAHSHGFSVITAEAGSAQSDGRSFYESAGFAAVPNFGPYIGVSHSQCYAKPIDSHSASHTAMA; encoded by the coding sequence ATGCAGACTAATCCGCGGCTCAACATCAAACAGGTCACCTGGGCGAACCCAGTGGGTGCAGACCTTCGCGCCGCCCAGCAAGCGGAACTGGACTCGCGATTCGGTAACTCAGACCACGAGCCCGGACCCGCACCATCGGAAGCTGATACTGCCGTTTTCGTCGTGGCTTACGAAAAGTGCTCAGGACAGCCCCTGGGTTGCGGCGGTCTGCGGATCTTGGACGCCGAGACCGCAGAAATCAAACGCCTCTACGTTGTCCCTTACGCTAGGGGGTCGGGAGTGGCGAGCTCCATCCTCGCCGCGCTGGAAGCGCAAGCGCACTCCCACGGCTTCAGTGTGATCACGGCGGAAGCTGGATCGGCCCAATCGGATGGTCGCAGCTTCTACGAAAGCGCCGGCTTCGCCGCAGTGCCCAACTTCGGTCCATACATCGGTGTCAGCCACTCGCAGTGCTACGCGAAGCCGATCGATTCGCACAGCGCATCGCACACCGCGATGGCCTAA
- a CDS encoding histidine phosphatase family protein, with translation MRLLLIRHGQTPGNVLGQLDTAFPGPGLTELGERQAAALPASLANEDITAIYASTLIRTQLTAAPLAKALGLETTVLEGLQEIEAGALEKLTDHESHHRYMSTVFAWTDGELDVRMPGAGDGHEFFARYDAAIAKVAAAGDETAVVVSHGAAIRCWAGRRAVGVGREFAATHQLQNTGIVVLEGDPDSGWRLLHWDQSPVGGLAFADRTAEDPTGDALE, from the coding sequence ATGAGGCTCTTGCTTATCCGCCACGGGCAAACCCCCGGAAACGTCTTGGGCCAATTGGACACAGCGTTTCCCGGTCCGGGGCTGACTGAACTCGGCGAACGTCAAGCCGCCGCACTCCCTGCATCCCTTGCCAACGAAGACATCACGGCCATCTATGCGTCCACCCTGATCCGTACCCAACTGACCGCCGCTCCACTCGCCAAAGCCCTGGGACTCGAGACCACCGTGTTGGAGGGTCTGCAGGAGATCGAGGCGGGTGCTTTGGAGAAGCTCACCGACCACGAATCGCACCACCGGTACATGAGCACGGTTTTTGCCTGGACCGACGGCGAATTGGACGTCCGCATGCCGGGAGCAGGTGACGGTCACGAGTTCTTCGCCCGCTACGACGCAGCCATCGCCAAGGTGGCGGCGGCGGGGGACGAGACCGCCGTCGTGGTCAGCCATGGTGCCGCGATCCGTTGCTGGGCCGGGCGCCGTGCAGTCGGTGTCGGCCGCGAGTTCGCCGCCACCCACCAGCTGCAGAACACCGGAATCGTAGTGCTCGAAGGCGACCCGGACAGTGGCTGGCGCCTGCTGCATTGGGACCAAAGCCCTGTGGGCGGACTTGCCTTTGCCGACCGGACAGCAGAGGATCCCACGGGCGACGCACTCGAATAA
- a CDS encoding biotin-dependent carboxyltransferase family protein, with amino-acid sequence MSGHILIQQPGNAVVTDLGRFRGPRFGLPVNGALDQYSARAANILAGNLDNDPLVEITALDFRMKAHSDILIAVTGAPLTLTVGGRPCSQWEPVSVRAGETVAIRGINRGLRAYLAVHGSVEAPTLLGSCAPDTVVGFGLQLKDGTTLLTRRSVGPVRQPYFDLPLFRLCLERPNMGQELLVDVTDGPDVADFGDSAGLLFTSEYAVSGRSNHIGLRLGGELPERTSSGEVLSRGVPVGAVEVPSREELLVLHRGRGVTAGYPVLAVVTSNGLDILAQARPGDKVHFRKTTVAEATSAHRRSRAQLESLRESVNTVFGLLGIGCRPQWQDLPVAACS; translated from the coding sequence ATGAGCGGACACATTCTCATCCAGCAGCCCGGCAACGCCGTGGTCACTGACCTTGGCCGGTTCCGCGGACCCCGCTTTGGACTGCCTGTCAACGGCGCCCTGGACCAGTATTCGGCCAGGGCCGCCAACATCCTGGCCGGCAACCTGGACAACGATCCCCTGGTGGAGATCACGGCTCTCGACTTCAGAATGAAGGCTCACTCCGACATCCTGATCGCCGTTACGGGGGCTCCGCTGACACTCACCGTCGGAGGGCGTCCGTGCAGCCAGTGGGAACCGGTTTCGGTCCGTGCGGGCGAGACGGTGGCCATCCGGGGAATCAACCGGGGCCTCCGTGCATACCTGGCCGTCCACGGCTCGGTGGAGGCACCGACTTTGCTGGGCAGTTGCGCTCCGGACACGGTTGTGGGCTTCGGCCTGCAGCTCAAGGATGGAACCACGCTCCTCACCCGCCGCAGTGTGGGCCCTGTTCGCCAGCCGTACTTCGACCTTCCGCTCTTTCGCCTTTGCCTTGAACGGCCGAACATGGGGCAGGAACTGCTGGTCGACGTGACCGACGGACCGGATGTCGCCGACTTCGGCGATTCCGCCGGGTTGCTCTTCACATCGGAGTACGCCGTGAGTGGCCGGAGCAATCACATCGGCTTGCGGCTCGGCGGCGAACTTCCGGAAAGAACCTCAAGTGGCGAAGTGCTTTCACGCGGGGTGCCGGTGGGAGCCGTCGAGGTTCCCTCCCGGGAAGAGTTGCTGGTACTGCATCGGGGACGCGGCGTCACTGCCGGATATCCGGTCCTCGCTGTGGTCACCAGTAATGGCCTGGACATCCTTGCTCAAGCCCGCCCGGGCGACAAGGTCCACTTCAGGAAAACAACAGTGGCGGAGGCAACTTCCGCCCACCGGCGCTCGCGGGCGCAGCTTGAATCCCTCCGCGAATCAGTCAACACAGTCTTCGGACTACTTGGCATTGGATGCCGACCCCAGTGGCAGGACCTCCCGGTTGCGGCATGCAGCTAA
- a CDS encoding SDR family oxidoreductase, translating into MSFSDYNTALVTGASTGMGAAITERLAKRGLTVHAVARNEERLSELADRTGAIPHVVDLTDTAALTAVVSDLKVDVLVNCAGVSRPGNLLDSSEQDIDELIDVNLRGLLQLTRLVLPGMVERDLGHIINISSIAGVYNFYGHTVYHATKAAVHQISRQLRNDTVGKRIRVTEICPGRVETEIFGRNMGGTPEAMEEAWKTYYEGYESLTTDDIVNALDYAIETPRHVNVGMLELMPTFQVPGGLTFDRR; encoded by the coding sequence ATGTCTTTTTCCGACTACAACACCGCCCTCGTCACCGGAGCGTCAACCGGTATGGGGGCCGCGATTACCGAGCGCCTGGCCAAGAGGGGCCTGACCGTTCATGCGGTGGCCCGCAACGAGGAACGTCTCAGTGAATTGGCCGATCGTACGGGAGCCATCCCCCACGTAGTGGACCTGACCGACACAGCGGCCCTGACCGCCGTCGTGAGTGACCTGAAGGTCGACGTCCTGGTCAACTGTGCTGGCGTTTCGCGGCCCGGCAACCTCCTGGACTCATCCGAGCAGGACATCGACGAGCTCATCGACGTCAACCTTCGCGGCTTGCTTCAGCTCACGCGGCTTGTCCTGCCGGGGATGGTGGAGCGCGACCTCGGCCACATCATCAACATCAGTTCCATCGCCGGCGTCTACAACTTCTACGGCCACACGGTCTACCACGCCACCAAGGCGGCGGTGCACCAAATCTCCCGGCAGCTCAGGAATGACACGGTTGGCAAGCGCATCCGCGTGACGGAGATCTGCCCCGGCCGGGTGGAAACCGAGATTTTCGGCCGGAACATGGGTGGCACGCCTGAAGCCATGGAAGAAGCTTGGAAGACGTACTACGAAGGCTACGAGTCGCTGACCACCGACGACATCGTCAACGCCCTCGACTACGCCATCGAAACCCCGCGCCACGTCAACGTGGGCATGCTTGAGCTCATGCCCACGTTCCAGGTCCCCGGTGGTCTCACCTTCGACCGGCGCTAA
- a CDS encoding histidinol-phosphate transaminase, translating to MNSSDNAPEGVRPRPVVDRLPKYAAGKPPAAIEGLTSYKLSSNENPLPPIPAVLRAIADQSDINRYPDPLSTKLRTALAEFLGIPADDVVTGAGSLGALNQILSTFAGQNHDGKADEVIYAWRSFEAYPICVGLAGAESVQIPLLSDGRHDLEAMAAAVTVRTKVILLCTPNNPTGPILTAEETERFIQSVPAGVVVVIDEAYQEFVRDQNAVDGIKLYRKYPNVVVLRTFSKAHGLAGLRVGYSVAGPDLTQHLRVAATPFAVSQIAERAAITSLQNFDQVVERVQSLVDERDRVTAGLRELGWFIPEAQGNFVWLNLGDNSAEFAALAGERALSVRAFGNEGVRVSIGEVEANTRFLELCASYTKAPQAS from the coding sequence ATGAATTCTTCTGACAACGCACCGGAGGGCGTGCGTCCCCGCCCGGTTGTGGACAGGCTCCCCAAATACGCCGCAGGCAAGCCTCCCGCAGCCATAGAAGGCCTGACCAGTTACAAACTGTCTTCCAACGAAAACCCGTTGCCCCCGATCCCCGCGGTGCTCCGGGCTATTGCCGACCAGTCTGACATCAACCGGTACCCGGACCCTCTCTCCACCAAGCTGCGCACGGCGCTCGCTGAATTTCTAGGAATCCCCGCGGACGACGTCGTCACGGGAGCCGGAAGCCTCGGGGCCCTGAACCAGATTCTTTCCACGTTTGCAGGACAGAACCACGACGGCAAAGCCGATGAGGTCATCTACGCCTGGCGCTCCTTCGAGGCCTACCCCATCTGCGTAGGATTGGCCGGTGCGGAGAGTGTCCAGATCCCTTTGCTTTCCGACGGACGCCACGACCTCGAGGCCATGGCAGCTGCGGTCACCGTCCGCACCAAGGTGATTTTGCTTTGCACGCCCAACAACCCCACGGGCCCCATCCTCACTGCGGAGGAAACGGAGCGATTCATCCAGTCGGTGCCTGCTGGCGTGGTTGTCGTTATTGATGAGGCCTACCAGGAGTTCGTTCGGGACCAGAACGCCGTGGACGGCATCAAGCTATACCGCAAGTACCCCAATGTGGTTGTCCTCCGCACGTTCTCCAAGGCTCACGGCCTTGCAGGCCTGCGCGTTGGATACAGCGTTGCCGGTCCGGATCTCACCCAGCACCTGCGAGTCGCAGCCACGCCCTTTGCGGTGTCACAGATAGCTGAACGCGCCGCTATTACCTCCTTGCAGAATTTCGACCAGGTTGTTGAAAGGGTACAAAGCCTGGTTGATGAGCGGGACCGGGTGACCGCCGGGCTCAGGGAGTTGGGATGGTTCATCCCTGAGGCCCAGGGCAACTTCGTCTGGTTGAATCTGGGAGATAACAGCGCCGAATTCGCCGCCCTGGCAGGCGAACGGGCGTTGTCCGTGCGTGCTTTCGGCAACGAAGGTGTCCGGGTCAGCATCGGAGAGGTTGAGGCCAACACCCGATTCCTGGAGCTCTGTGCGTCCTATACAAAAGCGCCGCAGGCTTCCTAG
- a CDS encoding acyl-CoA thioesterase — MEKADITFRTRKWVRPEDLNANGTLFGGSLLKWIDEEAAIYAILQLGNGRAVTKYISEINFVSSAVQGDLVEMGLTAVRFGRTSLTMRAEVRNMITRESILTIEEIVFVNLGHDGRPEPHGYTEITYDRDRIPTHHLTQALHED, encoded by the coding sequence ATGGAAAAGGCTGACATCACGTTCCGGACCCGCAAATGGGTACGTCCGGAGGACCTCAACGCCAACGGCACTCTGTTCGGTGGAAGCCTGCTGAAATGGATCGACGAGGAAGCGGCAATCTACGCGATCCTCCAGCTTGGAAACGGCCGCGCCGTCACCAAGTACATCTCCGAAATCAACTTCGTGAGCTCAGCCGTCCAAGGCGATCTGGTGGAAATGGGCCTCACGGCAGTCCGCTTCGGCCGGACCTCATTGACGATGCGGGCGGAGGTGCGCAACATGATCACTCGCGAGAGCATCCTGACCATCGAGGAAATCGTCTTCGTCAACCTCGGGCACGACGGCAGGCCGGAACCGCACGGCTACACGGAAATCACCTACGACCGCGACCGCATCCCCACGCACCACCTGACGCAAGCGCTCCACGAGGACTGA
- the purB gene encoding adenylosuccinate lyase, whose amino-acid sequence MPETVAAAVTRTPSGRLALAASPEPIALGPLDGRYQSAVAPLVDYLSEAALNRDRVAVEVEWLIHLTNNNVLPGAGPLTPEQQEKLRGIVTEFDAGSVTELAEIEAVTVHDVKAVEYYIARRLPAIGIENLTAMVHFGCTSEDINNLSYALGVKGAVEEVWLPAASALVKQIEAMAEENRAVPMLSRTHGQPATPTTLGKELAVIAHRLNRQLDRVSKTQYLGKINGATGTYAAHVASVPGADWQAVAQSFVEGLGLTWNPLTTQIESHDWQAELYADVARFNRILHNVCTDIWSYISIGYFRQIPVAGATGSSTMPHKVNPIRFENAEANLEISNGLLDTLGATLVTSRWQRDLTDSSSQRNIGVAFGHSLLAISNVAKGLKALDVAEEVLAADLDTNWEVLGEAIQMVMRAEAIAGVEGMENPYERLKDLTRGQRVDAARMQEFVSGLGLSPGAEARLLALTPGKYTGIASQLVDHLK is encoded by the coding sequence ATGCCTGAAACCGTCGCCGCCGCTGTTACCCGTACGCCCTCTGGACGCCTGGCCCTCGCCGCGTCGCCGGAGCCGATCGCCCTTGGCCCGCTGGACGGCCGGTACCAGTCCGCCGTCGCTCCCCTGGTCGACTACCTTTCCGAGGCCGCCCTCAACCGTGACCGTGTGGCCGTCGAAGTCGAGTGGCTCATCCATCTGACCAACAACAATGTGCTCCCTGGCGCCGGACCCTTGACCCCCGAACAGCAGGAGAAGCTGCGCGGCATCGTCACCGAGTTCGATGCCGGTTCGGTCACGGAACTCGCCGAAATCGAAGCAGTCACCGTCCACGACGTCAAGGCTGTTGAGTACTACATCGCCCGCCGCCTTCCCGCGATCGGTATCGAGAACCTGACCGCAATGGTGCACTTTGGCTGCACGTCGGAGGACATCAACAACCTCTCCTACGCCTTGGGCGTCAAGGGCGCCGTCGAGGAGGTCTGGCTCCCCGCGGCCAGCGCCTTGGTGAAGCAGATCGAAGCGATGGCCGAGGAAAACCGCGCCGTCCCCATGCTTTCCCGCACGCACGGCCAGCCCGCCACGCCCACCACGTTGGGCAAGGAACTGGCAGTCATCGCGCATCGCCTGAACCGTCAGTTGGACCGCGTTTCCAAGACCCAATATCTGGGCAAGATCAACGGGGCTACCGGTACGTACGCGGCACACGTCGCTTCCGTTCCAGGCGCCGACTGGCAGGCCGTAGCCCAGTCCTTCGTTGAGGGCTTGGGCCTGACCTGGAACCCGCTGACCACCCAGATCGAGAGCCACGATTGGCAGGCTGAACTCTACGCCGACGTTGCGCGCTTCAACCGCATCCTGCACAACGTCTGCACGGACATCTGGAGCTACATCTCCATCGGATACTTCCGCCAGATCCCGGTCGCAGGCGCCACCGGGTCCTCCACTATGCCGCACAAGGTCAACCCGATCCGCTTCGAAAACGCCGAGGCCAACCTTGAGATCTCCAACGGACTGCTGGACACTCTGGGCGCCACTCTGGTTACCTCCCGGTGGCAGCGAGACCTCACGGACTCTTCCTCGCAGCGCAACATCGGCGTCGCATTCGGGCACTCGCTGCTTGCAATCTCAAACGTCGCCAAGGGACTGAAGGCCTTGGACGTTGCCGAGGAGGTACTGGCGGCCGATCTCGACACAAACTGGGAAGTCCTGGGCGAAGCCATCCAGATGGTCATGCGGGCGGAGGCCATCGCCGGCGTTGAGGGCATGGAGAACCCGTACGAGCGTCTCAAGGATCTCACCCGCGGCCAGCGTGTCGACGCCGCCCGTATGCAGGAGTTCGTCTCCGGTTTGGGGCTGTCCCCCGGGGCCGAGGCGCGGCTGCTGGCCCTGACTCCGGGAAAGTACACCGGTATCGCCAGTCAGCTTGTGGACCACCTGAAGTAG